Proteins encoded in a region of the Sebastes fasciatus isolate fSebFas1 chromosome 9, fSebFas1.pri, whole genome shotgun sequence genome:
- the mmrn2a gene encoding multimerin-2a, with the protein MLRGAGMTAVGELVLVLGLLVSAHCEVRARDPEVEEDEEELGVRGGGGGGGGAASPPHLERLHPGATEFPPPGERGNYPARTGNWCAFVQRRVVTMAVACGTEKYTIQSQSPCPSGTPDCQLVMYKQSTRPVYRQKQQIITALLWRCCPGHGGDNCEDTVSDAQLDSGSSALIGGSETMRTELHAPGVQQRLQQQRLQQQRDDPNREQNDHQVLYDTGYQDNQQKTPHPALDPDYGHNPHQTSHNTTDPPPSSPSVVDEVGAAALPYPVAPAALPVPHMMALVMSQLQPVLEGFNRSLEHLSRQVGDLAHDVAQLKSSQMGADLQAEPPAGYVLDEAAEERLDAKLDEAFQHIREVQRQLEIQRTAMENRLHSQHAMLHYNLTSFKTDIDMKLKRHQKMLQISLQAMNATLTELKLDQDQDQGQDQTTEVQPEVHPTPPSLTPPRLPLQPSDTSALWEAVERLDNMVVNNTVKVEGLMEDVEVTSGDVQQLRRDFKKLEKHINQTARTSQIQFMETGLEVEAAREVVLRRVGELAGNLSQQGERLHEMDVDVDYLYEVFYKHNSSGDCDCKGLRAALARLERGVANVTELANENRLALDEDSEGGAGQWGGAGDWEPAVEALQHGLQQVKESLALEQSRTNTLEHSLTQLSSSVRVALAEVSGLKEADRKLVEDMQRLSGSFKSLLTDAIRHSDVLEMLLGEEVLEFLEWPVQDQEAHSIPTLKEQLRLLQEQLRGHDLSITSLLGNKPGGREELPSADQPSSSHLPPDDWHPGSMRKSSGGVPARERQLLLHPEQRRPEHGGDGSDLWNLEKTVEELGLKVLRLEEKPCNTSTERESQPGGVDAKLQAEVTWLKRGLEEHLRVFKNVFSNADVLVGTDATLELDKLWQLMKNNDGKKEKKRGGGSGRGGNHRSRRESSGVAPVPSSLSGDSPLLVAGSPLSVSNSVIVFSASLNRGQFYSDNGIFTAPLNGIYLFVLTLDLRPGSTHVVLRRGSGGTSVSLHRREVTEAGPVTGVGLLPLREGEEVSLELKGGAWTESEDNVLTVLLLHRTI; encoded by the exons gAACTGGTGTGCGTTCGTGCAGCGGCGGGTGGTTACCATGGCGGTGGCGTGTGGAACAGAGAAGTACACCATCCAGTCTCAGAGTCCGTGTCCGAGTGGGACGCCCGACTGCCAGCTGGTCAT GTACAAGCAGTCCACCCGGCCAGTCTACAGGCAGAAGCAGCAGATCATCACCGCTCTGCTGTGGCGCTGCTGTCCGGGACACGGAGGAGACAACTGTGAGGACACAG TCTCTGATGCACAGTTGGATTCTGgaagctcagctctgattggagGATCTGAAACCATGAGAACAGAGCTCCACGCTCCAG gtgtGCAGCAGCGGCTCCAGCAACAGCGGCTCCAGCAGCAGCGCGACGACCCGAACCGCGAACAGAACGACCACCAGGTGCTGTACGACACCGGCTACCAGGACAACCAGCAGAAGACCCCACACCCCGCCCTGGACCCGGACTACGGCCACAACCCCCATCAGACATCACACAACACCACGGACCCCCCCCccagttccccctcag tTGTAGATGAGGTGGGTGCTGCCGCCCTCCCATACCCAGTGGCCCCTGCCGCCCTCCCTGTTCCCCACATGATGGCCCTGGTCATGTCCCAGCTGCAGCCAGTCCTGGAGGGCTTCAACCGCTCACTGGAGCACCTGAGCCGGCAAGTAGGGGACCTGGCCCATGATGTGGCCCAGCTGAAGAGCAGCCAGATGGGGGCGGATCTGCAGGCTGAGCCCCCGGCTGGCTACGTGCTTGACGAGGCAGCGGAGGAGCGCCTGGATGCCAAACTGGACGAGGCGTTTCAACACATCAGGGAGGTCCAGAGGCAGCTGGAGATCCAGCGGACAGCCATGGAGAACAGGCTGCACTCCCAGCATGCAATGCTGCACTACAACCTCACTAGCTTCAAGACGGACATCGACATGAAACTGAAACGCCACCAGAAGATGCTGCAG ATCAGCCTGCAGGCTATGAATGCTACACTAACTGAACTGAAGCTGGACCAGGATCAAGATCAGGGTCAGGATCAAACCACTGAGGTTCAGCCGGAGGTGCACCCCACTCCTCCCTCTCTAACTCCCCCTCGCCTGCCACTGCAGCCCTCAGACACCTCGGCACTCTGGGAGGCCGTCGAGCGGCTGGACAACATGGTGGTCAACAACACAGTGAAG GTGGAAGGCCTGATGGAGGACGTGGAGGTGACTTCAGGGGATGTCCAGCAGCTGAGGCGGGACTTTAAGAAGCTGGAGAAGCACATCAACCAGACAGCCCGGACCAGTCAGATCCAGTTCATGGAGACGGGGCTGGAGGTGGAGGCGGCGAGGGAGGTGGTGTTGAGGCGGGTGGGCGAGCTGGCGGGGAACCTCAGTCAGCAGGGCGAGCGGCTGCATGAGATGGACGTGGACGTGGACTATTTGTACGAAGTCTTCTACAAGCACAACTCGTCCGGAGACTGCGACTGCAAGGGGCTGAGGGCTGCCCTGGCTCGACTGGAGAGGGGAGTGGCCAATGTGACGGAGCTGGCCAATGAGAACAGATTAGCCCTGGACGAGGACAGCGAGGGTGGAGCTGGGCAGTGGGGCGGGGCCGGCGACTGGGAGCCGGCGGTGGAGGCGCTCCAACATGGCCTCCAGCag GTGAAGGAGTCTCTGGCCTTAGAACAGAGCAGGACCAATACTCTGGAGCACAGCCTGACCCAGCTGAGCAGCTCAGTGAGGGTCGCTCTGGCCGAGGTCTCCGGCCTGAAGGAGGCGGACAGGAAGCTGGTGGAGGACATGCAACGCCTGTCTGGCTCTTTCAAGTCTCTGCTGACAGACGCCATCCGACACAGCGACGTGCTGGAGATGCTCCTTGGGGAGGAGGTGCTGGAGTTCCTGGAGTGGCCCGTCCAGGACCAGGAGGCCCACTCCATCCCGACCCTGAAAGAACAGCTGAGGCTCCTGCAGGAGCAACTGAGAGGACACGACCTGAGCATCACGTCCCTGCTGGGCAACAAGCCAG GTGGCCGAGAGGAGCTACCGTCTGCTGAccagccctcctcctcccacctcccCCCTGATGACTGGCACCCTGGCAGCATGAGGAAGAGCAGCGGTGGAGTTCCAGCCCGGGAGcgccagctcctcctccacccgGAGCAGAGGCGTCCGGAGCACGGAGGAGACGGCAGTGATCTATGGAACCTGGAGAAAACAGTGGAGGAGCTGGGGCTGAAGGTGCTCCGGCTGGAGGAGAAACCCTGTAACACTTCCACTGAAAGGGAGTCGCAGCCCGGTGGTGTGGATGCCAAACTGCAGGCGGAGGTGACGTGGCTGAAGAGAGGGCTGGAAGAACATCTGAGGGTGTTCAAGAACGTCTTCAGTAACGCCGACGTGCTGGTGGGAACTGACGCGACACTGGAGCTCGATAAACTATGGCAGCTGATGAAGAACAATGAtgggaagaaagagaagaagagaggagggggatCAGGAAGGGGAGGAAACCATCGGAGCAGGAGGGAGTCATCAG GTGTTGCTCCTGTCCCATCCAGCCTATCAGGAGACTCCCCGCTGCTGGTGGCTGGATCTCCTCTTAGCGTCTCGAACAGCGTCATCGTGTTTTCAGCATCACTGAACCGGGGTCAGTTTTACTCCGACAACGGCATCTTCACAGCTCCGCTGAACGGGATCTATCTGTTCGTCCTCACCTTGGACCTGAGGCCGGGCTCCACCCACGTGGTCCTGAGGAGAGGGTCGGGGGGAACTTCGGTGTCTCTACACCGACGGGAGGTGACAGAGGCGGGGCCGGTCACGGGCGTGGGCCTCCTCCCGctgagggagggggaggaggtaaGCCTGGAACTGAAGGGAGGAGCATGGACGGAGTCAGAGGACAATGTGCTCACTGTACTGCTGCTCCACCGGACCATCTGA